Below is a genomic region from Acidimicrobiales bacterium.
GGGCGCCGTCGAGGCGGCGGCCGCGGTCGTCGCCCGCCTGCTGGCCGACCGGCCGGGCGGGGTCACGGTGGCCGAGGTGCGCGACGCGCTCGGGACGACGAGGAAGCACGCCCTGCCCCTCCTCGCCCACCTCGACGCCACCGGGGTCACCCGGCGGCGGGGCGACCTCAGGGTCGCCGGCCCCCGCCTGCCCGCCGTCTAGGCCTGCTCGGCCTCGTCGGCTGCGTCGTCCTCGTCAACCTCGTCGGCCGGGGTGGCGCCGGCGACCGTGCGCAGGGTGCGGGGCCGGCGCCGGGACCGGCCGAGGAAGCCGGTGCGGCGGGCGGCGGCGTCGTCCTCCTCCAGCTCCCTCGCCACCTTGGCCACGGCGACCACGTTGGTGATGACCTCGCCGAACGTGTCGGGGTCGGCCAGCAGCCAGGAGTGGCTGCCCTCGACCACCTCGCCCTCGCAGCCGAGGGCCCGGCACAGCGCCTCGAACGAGGCCTTGGTGATCACCCCGTCCCGCCGGCCCCAGATGACCGCCACCGGCAGGCCCCGCTCCTTCAGCGCCTCGAGGTCCCTCGTCAGGTCGGCCCGCCGGGCCAGCTGGGCCACCCGCCAGATGGCCATCGGGTTGCGCACGAGGTTGGGCAGGGCCTCCTCGAGCATGACCGGGAGGATCCTCGTGGCCTGGGGAAGGGGCCAGACGTCGCTCGGGAAGTGCAGCCCCCAGTCCCACAGCGGCCGCTCGGCCATCGACCGGACCCTCCGGCCCTCCTTCCACGCCGACCCGCCGATGGAGTTGACGAGCGCCAGCGAGGACACCCGGTCGGGGTGCTCGGCGGCCAGCTTGATGGCGACGCCGCCGCCGAAGCTGTGGCCGACGACGAGGGCGGGCTCGTCGACGCCGACGGCGTCGAGGAAGCGGTCGGCCCACTCGGCGTAGCCGCCGAGCGAGAACGAGCGGCCGGGCAGGTCGGCGGTGCCGCCGAAGCCGGGCAGGGCGGGCGCGTGGACCCGGCAGCCCATGCCGAGCAGGCGGTGGAGCGCGCCCCGGTAGCTGCGGTGCCCGAGGGCCCACCCGTGGAGGAACAGGACCGGGAGGCCCTCACCACCGACCGCGTACAGCGCCGGGCGGTCGTCAACCCAGGTGCGCCGCCACGACAGGCCGGCGCCCAGGTTGGGCGCGACCGCCGCTGGATCGGCGTCGTCGCCGTCGTCCGCGCTGGCCGGGCTCGCCATGCGGGCCCGAGCCTACCCGCGGGTAACTCAGCTCAGCCCGGCCGCCAGGAGGTGCTTGCGCTCGAGCTCGCTCAGCCCGCCCCAGATCCCGTGCGGCTCGCGGATGCGGATGGCGTAGTCCAGGCACGGCTGGCGCACCGGGCACGTCGCGCAGATGGCCTTGGCGCGGTGCTCGCGGTGCAGCTTCTCCTCCTTGCGCTCGAAGTGCGCCGGCGGGAAGAACACCGCCGCCTGCGGGCCCCGGCACGCGGCTCGTACCTGCCAGGACTCCTCGACCCCAAGTGCGCTCACTGCTCCCTCCCTCTCCCGAGAAAGCGAAGGTACAACCGTCATCCACAAGCGCACAAGGGTCAGTTTGGTGGCAGCGCCGCAGGTCAGGACGTTGCCGGACGCCGCTCTCGGTAGTCGCGGGCCGCGCCCTCGAGGGGCTCGACCTCGAGCAGGAGGCCCTCGATCGACGCCACCCGGACGGGCTGCCCGGCGTCCACCGGGGTGGCGCGGTTGGTGCGGGCCCGCCACGGCACGCCCCGCACCCGCACGACGCCGTCGGGGGCGATGGCGGTGACGGCCTCCCCGGTCTCGCCGACCATCCACTGCCGGCCGACCGTCGGGGTCGAGAACCGGCTGCGGACGACGGCCGGGATCCCGCCGAGGACCATGAGCAGCACGCCGAGCAGGCCGACGACGAGCGCCACCCACGAGAGCGAGACGGGGTCGTCGAAGAGCAGCAGCGAGCCGAGCGCGAACGAGGCGGTGCCGATGCCGGTCCACACCCGCGGCACGCCGGTCTGCACGTCGACCGCGAACGCCAGCATCGAGAACAGGACGAGGCCGAGGCCGACCGGCGACGTGGGCAGCACGTCGAGCCCGTAGGCGGCGAGCACGGCGGCGCCGGCGCCGACCGCCCCTGCGATGCCGAACCCGCCCGTGTACAGCTCGAACACGATCAGCAGCAGCCCGCTGGCGAGCAGCAGGTAGGCCACCGACGGGCTCGCCACGGTGTGGAACAGCTGGTCGACCGGGGTGAGCTTGGCGAAGCGCACGGTCGTCACCGGCTCCCGGCGGCGCTCGTCGCCCTCGTCCACCACCCGGCTCTCGACCCCCGGCAGCTCCACGACGAAGTCGCCGACGACGGGCGCCTCCTCCGGCCCGAGGTCGACCACGCCGGCCTCGGCCGCCTCCGCCGCCGGCAGGGTGCCCTCCACCAGCCCGGGCGGCAGGCCGCCGGCCGTGCCCGCCGGCAGGTCGCCGATCCTCGTCCCGGGGGCCATGCCCGACACCTCGGCGGCGAGCACGAGCCGGGCGGCGTCGCCCTTCGCGGCCGCGCCGCTCGGCCCCACCCAGGCCGTCACCGGCACGGGCGAGGCGTCGACGGCGTCGAGCAGGCCGGTCACCTCGTCCTCGCCGACGACGGCGCCCGGGCTGTCCACCCGCAGGACCACGGCCACGCTGCCGTCCGCCGCCGCGTCCTCGATGGCCCGCTCGACGAAGTCGACCATCACCGGGTCGAGCAGCCCGGTGACCTCGACCACGTCGACCACGCCGGCCGCCGGCTGCCGGGCCGCGGCCGGGCCGGCCCAGGCCAGGGCGAGGACGATCCCCACGGCGGCCAGGAGGCCCCTGGGTAGTCTGCGCAGCACGTTCCTCCGAAGGGAGTCGGTTGGATCCGGTGCGGTTCTTCACCGCGTCCCGCCTCGTCATCGTGGCCGGGAAGGGCGGTGTGGGCAAGACGACGGTGACGGCCGCGCTGGCCAGGGCCGCCGCCCGCGCCGGGCTGTCGACCCTGATCGTCGAGGTCGAGGGCAAGAGCGGGCTGCCCGGCCTGTTCGGCCACTCGTCGCTCACCTACGACGAGGTGGTGCTGTCCCCCGGCGGCGGGCCCGACGGCGCCGCCGACGTGCGGGCCCGCACGCTCACCCCCGACGAGGCCCTGCTCGACTACCTCCACGGCCACGGGCTGGAGCGCATCTCCAAGCGGCTGGTGTCGAGCGGCGCGCTCGACGTCGTCGCCACCGCCGCGCCCGGCATCCGCGACATCCTCGTGCTCGGCAAGGTCAAGCAGCTGGAGCGGAGCGGGACGGCCGACCTGCTCGTCCTCGACGCCCCCGCCGCCGGCCACGCCATCACGTTCCTGATGTCGGCGAGGGGGCTGCTCGACGCCGTGCGGGTCGGGCCCATCCAGGCCCAGGCGAGCGACGTGCTCGACCTGCTCACCGACCCGTCGCGCTGCCAGGTCCTGCTCGTCACCCTGCCGGAGGAGACGCCGGTCAACGAGCTGGTGGAGACGGCCTACCGGCTGGAGGACCGGGTCGGGGTCAGCCTCGGCCCCGTGGTGGTCAACGGGGTCTACCCGGCGCTGCGCGGCCTCGACGGCGACCCCGGCGCGCTGGCCGAGGCGGCCGGGGTCGGGCTCCGCGCGGGCGAGGCGGAGGCGATGGCCGCGGCGGCCGCCTTCCGCCGCCGGCGCATGGCGCTCCAGGAGGAGCAGGTGGCCCGGCTGGCCGCCGAGCTCCCCCTCCCCCAGCTGCGGCTGCCGTACCTGTTCACCGCCGACCTCGGCCCCGAGCACGTCGACCGGCTGGCCGGGGAGCTGACCGACCAGCTGGCCGGCGTGGTCGAGCTGCCGACGGCCAGCACGGGGACGTGAGCGACCGGACGGCCCTCGCCGACCTGGTCGCCACCAGCGGCATCCTCGTGTGCTGCGGGTCGGGCGGGGTGGGCAAGACGACGACGGCGGCCGTGCTCGCCCTCGAGGGAGCCCGCCAGGGCCGCCAGGCGGTCGTCGTCACGATCGACCCGGCCAAGCGGCTGGCCGACGCGCTCGGCCTGGAGGGCCTGTCCGACACGCCGAGCCGCATCGACGGCGACTGGCCGGGCGAGCTGTGGGCGCTCATGCTCGACACGAAGAGCACCTTCGACCGCCTCGTCGTCCAGCACGCCGAGGACGAGGCCCAGGCCGAGCGCATCCTGTCGAACCGCTTCTACCGCAACATCTCCGGCGCCCTCTCCGGCACGCAGGAGTACATGGCCATGGAGAAGCTCTACGAGCTCCACGAGGAGCGGAACTTCGACCTGGTCGTGGTGGACACGCCGCCCAGCCGCAACGCCCTCGACTTCCTCGACGCCCCCCGCCGGCTGACCGCCTTCCTCGACCACCGGCTGTTCCGGGCGCTCATGGCCCCGACCAGGGGGCTCGTGCGGGCCGTGGGCTTCGCCGCCCAGGCCTTCTTCCGGACCGTGTCCCGGGTGGTCGGCGGCGAGGTGGTGAACGACGCCGTCGCCTTCTTCCAGGCCTTCGAGGGCATGGAGCAGGGGTTCAGGGACCGCGCCGAGCGGGTCCTCCAGCTCCTGTCCGACCCGGCCACCGCCTTCGTGCTCGTCGCCTCGCCCCGGCGGGACACGATCGAGGAGGCGAGGTTCTTCGCCGGCCGGCTGGCCGAGGGCGGCATCCCGGTGCGAGCGCTCGTCGTCAACCGGGTCCACCCCCGCTTCGGCGACGGCCTGCCCGAGGCGGCGCGGGAGCGGGCGCGGACCCTGGCGGCCCGGGGCGGGGAGGCGGCCGAGGCCTTGGCCGGGCTCTACGCCAACCTGGCCGACTTCCGGGCCGTCGCCACCGCCGAGGAGCGCCACCTGGAGGGGCTGGCGGAGCGGGTGCGGCCGGCGCCGGTCGTGCTCGTGCCGTTCCTCGGCTCCGACGTGCACGACCTCGACGGCCTGGCCGAGGTCGGCCGCCACCTGCTCGGCTGACGCACCTCCTCGACGGGCCCGGCCGGCTCAGCCCTGGTGGGCGCCGTCGCTCGCCGTGGAGAGCGCGGCGAG
It encodes:
- a CDS encoding SelB C-terminal domain-containing protein; the encoded protein is GAVEAAAAVVARLLADRPGGVTVAEVRDALGTTRKHALPLLAHLDATGVTRRRGDLRVAGPRLPAV
- a CDS encoding alpha/beta hydrolase, which encodes MASPASADDGDDADPAAVAPNLGAGLSWRRTWVDDRPALYAVGGEGLPVLFLHGWALGHRSYRGALHRLLGMGCRVHAPALPGFGGTADLPGRSFSLGGYAEWADRFLDAVGVDEPALVVGHSFGGGVAIKLAAEHPDRVSSLALVNSIGGSAWKEGRRVRSMAERPLWDWGLHFPSDVWPLPQATRILPVMLEEALPNLVRNPMAIWRVAQLARRADLTRDLEALKERGLPVAVIWGRRDGVITKASFEALCRALGCEGEVVEGSHSWLLADPDTFGEVITNVVAVAKVARELEEDDAAARRTGFLGRSRRRPRTLRTVAGATPADEVDEDDAADEAEQA
- a CDS encoding WhiB family transcriptional regulator, encoding MSALGVEESWQVRAACRGPQAAVFFPPAHFERKEEKLHREHRAKAICATCPVRQPCLDYAIRIREPHGIWGGLSELERKHLLAAGLS
- a CDS encoding NfeD family protein — encoded protein: MLRRLPRGLLAAVGIVLALAWAGPAAARQPAAGVVDVVEVTGLLDPVMVDFVERAIEDAAADGSVAVVLRVDSPGAVVGEDEVTGLLDAVDASPVPVTAWVGPSGAAAKGDAARLVLAAEVSGMAPGTRIGDLPAGTAGGLPPGLVEGTLPAAEAAEAGVVDLGPEEAPVVGDFVVELPGVESRVVDEGDERRREPVTTVRFAKLTPVDQLFHTVASPSVAYLLLASGLLLIVFELYTGGFGIAGAVGAGAAVLAAYGLDVLPTSPVGLGLVLFSMLAFAVDVQTGVPRVWTGIGTASFALGSLLLFDDPVSLSWVALVVGLLGVLLMVLGGIPAVVRSRFSTPTVGRQWMVGETGEAVTAIAPDGVVRVRGVPWRARTNRATPVDAGQPVRVASIEGLLLEVEPLEGAARDYRERRPATS
- a CDS encoding ArsA-related P-loop ATPase; this encodes MRFFTASRLVIVAGKGGVGKTTVTAALARAAARAGLSTLIVEVEGKSGLPGLFGHSSLTYDEVVLSPGGGPDGAADVRARTLTPDEALLDYLHGHGLERISKRLVSSGALDVVATAAPGIRDILVLGKVKQLERSGTADLLVLDAPAAGHAITFLMSARGLLDAVRVGPIQAQASDVLDLLTDPSRCQVLLVTLPEETPVNELVETAYRLEDRVGVSLGPVVVNGVYPALRGLDGDPGALAEAAGVGLRAGEAEAMAAAAAFRRRRMALQEEQVARLAAELPLPQLRLPYLFTADLGPEHVDRLAGELTDQLAGVVELPTASTGT
- a CDS encoding ArsA family ATPase, whose amino-acid sequence is MSDRTALADLVATSGILVCCGSGGVGKTTTAAVLALEGARQGRQAVVVTIDPAKRLADALGLEGLSDTPSRIDGDWPGELWALMLDTKSTFDRLVVQHAEDEAQAERILSNRFYRNISGALSGTQEYMAMEKLYELHEERNFDLVVVDTPPSRNALDFLDAPRRLTAFLDHRLFRALMAPTRGLVRAVGFAAQAFFRTVSRVVGGEVVNDAVAFFQAFEGMEQGFRDRAERVLQLLSDPATAFVLVASPRRDTIEEARFFAGRLAEGGIPVRALVVNRVHPRFGDGLPEAARERARTLAARGGEAAEALAGLYANLADFRAVATAEERHLEGLAERVRPAPVVLVPFLGSDVHDLDGLAEVGRHLLG